The Deltaproteobacteria bacterium genome includes the window TTAAGGTATAGAAAGTTCCTCTTCCGGCGCCATGAATTTTAATCCACCCTCTTTCCGCCAACTTAGCTAACCGCCTGTTTAGAGTGGCCTTGGCTATGGGTAAGGCTTCCAGAAATTCTTTAGTGGATGCCCATCTTTTATGGGAGAGCCATTGACAAATCTCAGACTCCTCCGTGGAAAAACCTGCCGCTGAAAAGGAGGAAAATAATTCAACCCTAAAAGCATTGGGATTGATAGAAAAAAGAGGGGGTGGGAGATATGCTTCAGCCATGTTCATACGCATCCGGTAAATGCCGCTTCCCAAACGTTCTACATATCCCAATCGGTAGAACATATCAGCAATGATTCGGTTCCGAGCAACAGCTCGGGTCCCCAGTTCCTCTATCGACAGGCCCGGGGGGAGGCCCCCGGGATTACTGATATCTAAGCGACCTGGGTGAATATGGACATAAGGATGGGTAGTATCAGCAAAATAATCTCGGTGAGTCAGCGCATTAAGGATTGCTTCTCGATATACAGCCTCTGGTATTTCAGGAATTTCCTCGCGTGGGCCCGCCTTTTCAATCCGATAGGCCACACGAAGATTCCGGCGGACAAAAGCAACCGTGCCGATAATCTGTTCTTCCAATGTCCCCTTGATATCCAGACGATCAAGAACTTTAGCCCGGGTTTCATCCCCATAAAGGGCGCTGGTGATATAGGCCTCAGGATAATATTTTTGCGGATTTTTTCCAAAAAAAAGGAGAGCGGCGCGGGTCAGAAGTGTTCGGTTTTGCTGCTTTTGGGCTAGACCAAGATTTATCAGGATGTCGTTCGTTTTGGTCTTATCAGGAATCCCTTTCCTTTTTAAAAAATCTTTGATTTTATTCTGATCAATTTCTTCCTCTGTTTTGACCGGAGATTCGAATTGTTCGTCAAACCGAACTTTATTGCTTTTTATAGCAAACCGAAAGATTTCATCCCTGGTAAGCTGTTGAGAGTTGGGACCGATTCTCAGGAAAAAACCATCATTAGAACGATAAGGTTTGTCCGTACCCTCGGGAACCATAATTTCGATAACAGGTCTTTGGGAGATAATTCGGATGGAGACCCGGGGATCACAGTTATTGGCCATATCTTGGATCTGGCTACGCAGGCGATTGGAATCTGCCACCCCAACAATTTTCCCGTCATCCGTTATCCCTAAATAAATAGAACCACCTGACGCATTGGCAAAGGCTACCATTTCATTGGCTAGATTGGAAATTTTGGACTTAAATTCGATTTTTTGTCCTTCGCCTTCCGCAGCTATTATTTTTAAGTTGTCTTTAATGGGCATTATCCGGCCTTCCCGTTCACCTTTCCTAAATTATTCTTTTCCCTCGAAAGCATCCTGGAGCAGACCTGGTAGTCCTCCTCAACCTCCACCGTAGCCTCCTCAAAAAGTATATCCAGATTCAGGCCGCCTTTCTCATAAAGGAGTTTGCCCTGATCGTAAAGGCCGGCTCGTTTGCAGTGCCGAATCCATTCAGCCCGGGTCGCGTCCCGAAGGCCGTTCTTTTTCCGTGATCGTAACCCTCTGGTCCAGCATAGAAAGATAGTGCTTTATCCTTCGATTGGTCCCTTTGAGCCGTCCCATCTTCTTGGAGCTTTTCCAAAAGTCTATATGAACATGAGACAAAGCATTTATTCTCTTTTATCCCTCAAGGGATAATGGATCCAAGGCGGGTAACCGGCCCTTGGTCTTTTTGGCCCTGCCTTTCCCCCGGACCTGGATGAGTTCGGCTACGATGGAGACGGCAATCTCCTCCGGGGTCTCGGCCTGGATGTCCAGGCCGATGGGGGAATGGATGGAATGGATCCGGTCTTCCGGAAATCCTTCCTCTTTCAATGCCTTGAAAACAACCCCCCGCTTATGCCGGCTGCCGATCATTCCAATATATCGGGGAGGGCTTTTCAGGACCCTTCTGATTATTTGATGATCATGGAGATGGCCGCGGGTGACGACCACAATAAAGGCATTGGGGCCAAAAAGATAATCGTCGAGGAGCTGTTCAAAAGGCCCGACCTGAATTTCATCCGCTTCCGGGAAGCGTTGGGGATTGGCGAATTCGGCCCGGTCATCAAAGACCGCAACCCGGAAACCGACCAT containing:
- a CDS encoding putative DNA binding domain-containing protein, which gives rise to MPIKDNLKIIAAEGEGQKIEFKSKISNLANEMVAFANASGGSIYLGITDDGKIVGVADSNRLRSQIQDMANNCDPRVSIRIISQRPVIEIMVPEGTDKPYRSNDGFFLRIGPNSQQLTRDEIFRFAIKSNKVRFDEQFESPVKTEEEIDQNKIKDFLKRKGIPDKTKTNDILINLGLAQKQQNRTLLTRAALLFFGKNPQKYYPEAYITSALYGDETRAKVLDRLDIKGTLEEQIIGTVAFVRRNLRVAYRIEKAGPREEIPEIPEAVYREAILNALTHRDYFADTTHPYVHIHPGRLDISNPGGLPPGLSIEELGTRAVARNRIIADMFYRLGYVERLGSGIYRMRMNMAEAYLPPPLFSINPNAFRVELFSSFSAAGFSTEESEICQWLSHKRWASTKEFLEALPIAKATLNRRLAKLAERGWIKIHGAGRGTFYTLNYGPGVFETKRDDKLT